The genomic stretch AAAGCGGCCTCGACTAAAACGTATCCGGGAAGATAACTTCTTTCTTTCACAATTTTCTTACCATTGCGAACCTGATACACTTTCTCGGTAGGAATCAACACCTGAGACACATACTCGCTAAGGTCACTGTTCTTAATGTCAGCATCAAGATATTCTTTAACCTTGCTTTCTTTTCCACTAACAGCACGTAATACGTACCACTTTTTTTCAATCTCAGACATTTTATTCAATTAATTAGTGCGGATAGATAATATCCTCCATTACAAACTGGAAGACTGAATCCATAAGAAAAACGACTAACGCAATGAGTAGGGAAGCATATAAAACAACCACTGCGCTACTAGAAAGTTCTTTACGAGTCGGCCATGATACTTTATGGACTAATTCGTCGTAAGATTCTTTACAATAATTTGCTACTTTCTGAAACATATTCTTTCAAGTTTAGCACGGGAGGAGAGGTTCGAACTCCCGACACCCGGTTTTGGAGACCGGTGCTCTACCAACTGAGCTACTCCCGTAAAAATCAGTTCCCGAAGCCTTACGACCGAGAACTGATCATATATATTTATCCAAGTGTTAGTCAAGAAGTTCTGTTATCTGTCCAGCACCTACAGTACGTCCACCTTCGCGGATAGCGAAACGCAAACCTACATTCAATGCAACCGGGTAAATCAACTCAACTGTAATAGTTACGTTATCACCAGGCATTACCATTTCAGTTCCTTCCGGCAAAGTGATTTCACCTGTACAGTCCATTGTACGCAAGTAGAACTGAGGACGGTATTTATTGTGGAACGGAGTATGACGGCCACCTTCTTCTTTCTTCAAGATATAAACCTCAGCTTTAAACTTAGAGTGAGCCTTAACCTGACCCGGCTTACACAAAATCATACCGCGTTTGATTTCGTTTTTGTCGATACCACGCAACAACAAACCAACATTATCACCAGCTTCACCTTGATCCAACAATTTACGGAACATTTCAACACCAGTAACAACAGATTTCTTATCTTCACCCAAACCAAGGATTTCAACTTCGTCACCTACATGGATAACACCAGCTTCGATACGACCTGTAGCAACAGTACCACGACCAGTAATAGAGAACACGTCTTCAACAGGCATCAAGAAAGGTTTATCAATATCACGCGGAGGCAATGGAATCCACGTATCAACTGCATCCATCAATTCCATTACTTTCTCTTCCCATTGAGGAACACCATTCAAAGCACCTAATGCAGAACCGCGAATGATAGGAGTATTATCGCCATCGAAATCATAGAATGAAAGCAATTCACGCATTTCCATCTCCACCAATTCCAACATTTCCTCGTCATCAACCATATCACACTTATTCAAGAAAACGACCAAACGAGGTACATTTACCTGACGAGCCAACAGGATATGCTCACGAGTTTGAGGCATCGGGCCATCAGTTGCAGCACAAACAATAATTGCACCATCCATCTGAGCAGCACCCGTAACCATGTTTTTCACATAGTCGGCGTGACCCGGACAGTCAACGTGAGCATAGTGACGATTTGCAGTTTGATATTCTACGTGAGAAGTATTGATAGTAATACCTCTTTCTTTTTCTTCAGGAGCGTTGTCGATAGAATCGAAAGAACGCAATTCTGAAAGACCTTTTTTAGCCAACACAGTAGTGATAGCAGCAGTCAAAGTGGTTTTACCGTGGTCAACGTGACCGATAGTACCAATGTTAACGTGCGGTTTCGAACGTTCAAATTTCTCTTTAGCCATAGCTTTACTTGTTATTTATTTGATTAATAATCAGCAATTACGTTATTAAAGAGCTGTTAACGAGACTTGAACTCGTGACCTCTTCCTTACCAAGGAAGTGCTCTACCACTGAGCTATAACAGCAAAAAAAAGAGCGGAAGACGGGGCTCAAACCCGCGACCCTCAGCTTGGAAGGCTAATGCTCTATCAACTGAGCTACTTCCGCAAAAACCAAAGACCTTTCAAGTCTCAAAAAGTGTGGGCAAAGATGGATTCGAACCACCGAAGTCGAAAGACAGCAGATTTACAGTCTGCCCCATTTGGCCACTCTGGTATTTGCCCAACTTATTTTTCAAAGAACAACTAGCTTCTCAGCACCTTTTCTTGAGCCTCTTGTCGGATTCGAACCAACGACCCCGAGATTACAAATCACGTGCTCTGGCCAACTGAGCTAAAGAGGCTTGTCATACCTAACTTCACAACCATTCCACCTTGGATGGTTAAGCGGCTGCAAAGTTAGATATTTATTTTAAATCTCAAAAACTTTCAGCGATTTTTTTTATTTACCGCGCAGTTTTTCTTTATATTTTGTCAATTGCTTGGAAAGCGCATCTACGCACACATCAACCGACTCTTCAAATGTATCACTCACCTTTTCTGCAAAAAATTCTCCATTAGGCACCAACACTTTCATACTAGCCTCCTTATTCATTGCAGTTTCAGGCTTTACAACTTTTAATGACACCTCCACTTTATTTATATCGTCACAATACTTTTCTAACTTAGCAGTCTTCTTCTGGATAAAATCCTGAAGTCTTTCTGTTGCATCGAAATGAATAGCTTGAATTCTAACTTCCATAAATACCTCCTTTTTTTACGCTCTTGGATGAGCTTGTTCATAAACTTTTTTAAGTTCCTCAAAAGTCGTATGCGTATAGATTTCCGTTGTAGTCAGACTACTATGACCCAGTAATTCTTTTACCGCGCCCAACTCTGCCTCATTATTCAACATAGCAGTTGCAAAAGTATGCCTCAACACATGCGGACTTCTTTTTTTCAGCGATACCACTTTTGAAAGGTTCCGTTTCACTAAAAGATATACCTTTCCAGGATACATCCGTTTTCCGTTCTTTAAAACAAAGAACGCCCCAGCCTTTTCAGGTAACACTTCATTCCTTATCTTCAAATAAACAAACATCGCCCTTCGCAGT from Phocaeicola dorei encodes the following:
- the secE gene encoding preprotein translocase subunit SecE; the encoded protein is MFQKVANYCKESYDELVHKVSWPTRKELSSSAVVVLYASLLIALVVFLMDSVFQFVMEDIIYPH
- the tuf gene encoding elongation factor Tu, which produces MAKEKFERSKPHVNIGTIGHVDHGKTTLTAAITTVLAKKGLSELRSFDSIDNAPEEKERGITINTSHVEYQTANRHYAHVDCPGHADYVKNMVTGAAQMDGAIIVCAATDGPMPQTREHILLARQVNVPRLVVFLNKCDMVDDEEMLELVEMEMRELLSFYDFDGDNTPIIRGSALGALNGVPQWEEKVMELMDAVDTWIPLPPRDIDKPFLMPVEDVFSITGRGTVATGRIEAGVIHVGDEVEILGLGEDKKSVVTGVEMFRKLLDQGEAGDNVGLLLRGIDKNEIKRGMILCKPGQVKAHSKFKAEVYILKKEEGGRHTPFHNKYRPQFYLRTMDCTGEITLPEGTEMVMPGDNVTITVELIYPVALNVGLRFAIREGGRTVGAGQITELLD
- the hpf gene encoding ribosome hibernation-promoting factor, HPF/YfiA family translates to MEVRIQAIHFDATERLQDFIQKKTAKLEKYCDDINKVEVSLKVVKPETAMNKEASMKVLVPNGEFFAEKVSDTFEESVDVCVDALSKQLTKYKEKLRGK